From the Streptomyces sp. NBC_01216 genome, the window CAGGTACAGCAGCCAGGGCAGGTCCGCTCCCACGCTGCCACTGGCGACGGCCTCGCGGGCGAACACCTCGATCTGCTCGCCGCCGGGGTCCTCGTGGTCGAGGGGCACGGCGAAGCGGCGGTCGGTGAGGACGAGGCCGGGCAGACGGTAGCTGGTCAATGCTGCTCCTGTTCCGTACGCCCCCGAGCGGTGCCGCGCCCCCGCCTGACAGTGGATCACAGGGTGCGGCGCGGGGCGCTGTGAGCGCGCTCGGCCGAGGGGCGGGGCGCGTCCGGCTCCGCGACGGGTGCGGCGCGGGCGGGGCGGCGAACGCCCGGGGGACGGGGCGTCACCCCGGGGCGGGTGCGGCGTGGACACCGGTCCCGGGGATACCCGCTCAGGGCGTCAGGCCGAGTGCGCGGACGAGGACGGCCGCGGTCCGGGCGACGGCGACGCTGTCGGGAGCCTCGGTGGCGCTCGTCCGGCGGGTGTAGACCGCGATGACCACCGGTGCCCCGGACGGTGGCCGTACCACCGCGATGTCGTGGGCGCCGCCGTAGGAGCCCGAGGTACCGGTCTTGTCACCGACGTCCCAGCCCTCCGGCAGGCCCGCCCTGACGCGCTCGCCGCCGGTGGTGGTGGCGCGCAGCCAGTCGATCAGCCGTGCCCGGTCGGCGGGCACCAGCGCCGGGCCGAGCGTCACCCTCCGGAGCGCTCGGCCGATGGCCGCGGGCCGGGTGGTGTCGCGCGGCTCCCCGGGCCGCCAGTCGTTGAGCTCCGGCTCCCAGCGGTCCAGCCGGGTGACCCGGTCGCCGAGCGAACGGTGGTAACGGGTCAGGCCGGACGGGCCCCCGATCTCTTTCAGGAGCAGGTTTCCGGCGGTGTTGTCGCTGCGGGTGACGGCCGCCCGGCACAGCTCCGCCACCGTCATGCCGGTGGCGCCTCGGCCCGCGGTCGTGGGCGAGTCGGGGACCTCCTCGCTCGTCGTCCAGTGGACCGTCCGGTCCAGCAGGCCGGGTGACACACGGCGGGCCTTGTCGAGGATCGCGGCGGCCACGAACGCCTTGAAGGTGGACAGCACGGGGAAGTCCTCCTCCCCGCGGTAGGAGACGGTCCGGCCGGTACCCGTGTCGTACGCGTAGGCGCCGACGCGCACCGCGCGGTCGGCCTCCAGCCCGCGTAGTTCGGCGGCGAGCGACGCTTCCTGGGCGGCGGAGGGGCGCGGCAGGGCGGCGGCGGTCCCGGCGGCCGGTGCGGGGGCGCAGGCGGTCGGGGCGGCGAACAGTAAGGCGAGGGCGGCGGCGGCGGCCGCGCGCAGGGGGCCCCGGGTAGGGGCGGAGGTCCGGTTCATGGCGGCAGCTCACCAGCCCCGCCGCGGCGTTGTCCAAGAGCCACACGCCGAACGGTGCCATGCCGGAACAGCTATGACGCCTGTTCGCAGCGGGTCCGGTGGCCGGGGCGGGGTGCGCGGTGCCCGGCCGAGGCGGAGGCGGTGTCCACCCGCGCGCGTGACGGTCGTCGGGGGTGGCGGGTCGTCGCGGGGTGGGCATGGCCACCGGTCCAGGCACCCGCCGGGCCCGGTCCGTCGGCTTCGGGGCGCGACGGGCCGGGTCCTCCGCCGGGTTCAGGGGGCGACGGGCAGTCGGCGCTTGTGGTCGGTCAGCCGGTAGCGGCGCACGATCGACGCGAACGCCGCCTCGCTCACCGGCTTGCCCTCCAGGAAGTCGTCGATGTCGTCGTACGTGACACCGAGCGCGTCCTCGTCGGGCTTGCCGGGGTCGAGGGTCTCCAGGTCGGCGGTCGGCGTCTTCCAGACCAGCTGGGCCGGGGCGCCGAGGGTGTCCGCGACGGCACGCACCCGGCGCTTGGTCAGGCCCGTGAGCGGGACCAGGTCGGCCGCGCCGTCGCCGAACTTGGTGAAGAAGCCGGAGACCGCCTCGGCCGCGTGATCGGTGCCGACGACCAGGGCGCCGTGCGCACCCGCGACGGCGTACTGCGCGATCATCCGCTGACGGGCC encodes:
- the bla gene encoding class A beta-lactamase, whose protein sequence is MNRTSAPTRGPLRAAAAAALALLFAAPTACAPAPAAGTAAALPRPSAAQEASLAAELRGLEADRAVRVGAYAYDTGTGRTVSYRGEEDFPVLSTFKAFVAAAILDKARRVSPGLLDRTVHWTTSEEVPDSPTTAGRGATGMTVAELCRAAVTRSDNTAGNLLLKEIGGPSGLTRYHRSLGDRVTRLDRWEPELNDWRPGEPRDTTRPAAIGRALRRVTLGPALVPADRARLIDWLRATTTGGERVRAGLPEGWDVGDKTGTSGSYGGAHDIAVVRPPSGAPVVIAVYTRRTSATEAPDSVAVARTAAVLVRALGLTP